Proteins from a genomic interval of Kitasatospora herbaricolor:
- a CDS encoding DUF6939 family protein: protein MTIHVAGRHRGPASLAAAFPGAEVIDVTSRAAGPWVRLSPFHPHGGIPVPWSDGVTGQSVEGIWQALKVFEGSDTDESKLAITSMKGLKRTVRRYGPVRGHRAGLTGARLLGYEEARRRIYLPSYRWVLENRVADLVERIRAKPEVVLLDHTTNGEVTDLATPLSHAALVRLHIEGRWPSED, encoded by the coding sequence ATGACGATTCATGTGGCCGGCCGCCACCGTGGGCCGGCCTCGCTCGCGGCCGCCTTTCCCGGGGCGGAGGTCATCGACGTGACCTCCCGGGCAGCTGGGCCGTGGGTGCGGCTGAGCCCGTTCCATCCGCACGGCGGAATCCCGGTGCCCTGGTCCGACGGGGTGACCGGGCAGTCCGTGGAGGGGATCTGGCAGGCGCTCAAGGTGTTCGAGGGGAGCGATACGGACGAGTCGAAGCTGGCGATCACCTCGATGAAGGGCCTGAAGCGGACGGTCCGCCGGTACGGGCCCGTCCGGGGGCACCGGGCCGGCCTGACGGGCGCGCGGCTGCTCGGGTACGAGGAGGCCCGGCGGCGGATCTATCTGCCGTCCTACCGGTGGGTCCTGGAGAACCGGGTGGCGGACCTGGTGGAGCGGATCCGGGCCAAGCCGGAGGTGGTGCTGCTCGACCACACCACCAACGGCGAGGTCACCGACCTCGCCACCCCGCTGTCGCACGCCGCGCTCGTGCGCCTGCACATCGAGGGCCGCTGGCCGTCCGAGGACTGA
- a CDS encoding cysteine/serine endopeptidase inhibitor: MRITRNLRITVGAPLAAAALIALGAGTAGAAIPVGKPMTGKATYYNDSGYGACGTQINAATQLLVAVPHAWWTTANPNNDPLCQGISVKVSYGGRTVTVPVRDKCPSCDSTHIDLSQPAFARFAPLGQGVINGITWQFVKTGSAGQSVPISAPVSGATVGH; this comes from the coding sequence GTGCGAATCACCCGGAACCTCAGGATCACGGTGGGCGCCCCGCTCGCCGCCGCCGCACTGATCGCCCTGGGCGCGGGCACGGCCGGCGCCGCGATACCGGTCGGCAAGCCGATGACCGGCAAGGCGACGTACTACAACGACAGCGGATACGGCGCCTGCGGCACGCAGATCAACGCCGCCACCCAGCTGCTGGTGGCCGTCCCGCACGCCTGGTGGACCACCGCCAACCCCAACAACGACCCGCTCTGCCAGGGGATCTCCGTCAAGGTGAGCTATGGCGGCAGGACCGTCACGGTGCCCGTCCGGGACAAGTGTCCGTCCTGCGACTCCACCCACATCGACCTCAGCCAGCCCGCCTTCGCCCGGTTCGCCCCACTCGGCCAGGGCGTGATCAACGGGATCACCTGGCAGTTCGTCAAGACCGGCTCGGCCGGGCAGAGCGTACCGATCTCGGCGCCCGTGTCCGGGGCCACCGTCGGACACTGA
- a CDS encoding acyl carrier protein, which translates to MTDNRTAVTAPAELRTALAALASEACDGELSAAELLAAGGTPFVLLGVGSLAQLRLLDAVESTYGVFFDLTGPIGFPAGLDALAENLVTEHGVTLPVAAG; encoded by the coding sequence ATGACCGACAACCGCACCGCCGTGACCGCCCCGGCCGAACTCCGCACGGCGCTCGCCGCCCTGGCCTCCGAGGCCTGCGACGGCGAGCTGTCCGCCGCCGAGCTGCTGGCCGCCGGAGGCACGCCGTTCGTCCTGCTGGGCGTCGGCTCGCTGGCCCAACTGCGCCTGCTGGACGCGGTGGAGAGCACCTACGGGGTGTTCTTCGACCTGACCGGCCCGATCGGCTTCCCGGCCGGGCTCGACGCGCTGGCCGAGAACCTGGTCACCGAGCACGGCGTCACCCTGCCGGTGGCCGCCGGCTGA
- a CDS encoding class I adenylate-forming enzyme family protein: MHRTRSGDPGNALARTSAGTVHGLLEARSQAQPDRVAIATDDGRSLTFAAWHRRSTAVAHALAGRGIRPGDRVGLLFGLGSWPEFALAYCAVTKAGAVAVPVSDRQPAEAVRRLLGHCGAAGLLAVPESARPEGPWWTGHLEELETEAPAEPADLPEVTAADLAQVLYTSGTTGRPKGVAATHGNLTHGTRPTARHRPLAHSEQFLHSFAVGTNAGQTMLLNALDAHAAALVATHFTPGRFARLIEQRSVGSVFVVPAMAAELLHAKVHTRFDLSSVRLLGSTAAALPPKVATGLTEAFPRATVVNYYTSTEAAPAQTAMIYDPARPTALGRPAQGAVMVAGPDGRPLPPGESGDVHLRSPGSQRHYYRDAEAGAEVFRTGWVRMGDIGFLDQDGYLHLVDRESDVIKSGAHKVSTLQVEAAALEHPAVAEVAVVGLPHPVLGMSVAAVVVPAAGQPFDAAELRAFLAGRLAAHEIPTRIATLGELPRNEGGKPLKRALRDLLAAPA; this comes from the coding sequence ATGCACAGAACCAGATCCGGCGATCCCGGGAACGCCTTGGCACGGACGTCCGCCGGGACGGTGCACGGGCTGCTGGAGGCCAGATCGCAGGCCCAGCCCGACCGGGTGGCGATCGCCACCGACGACGGCCGGTCGTTGACCTTCGCCGCCTGGCACCGGCGCTCGACGGCCGTGGCGCACGCCCTGGCCGGGCGCGGGATCCGCCCCGGGGACCGGGTCGGCCTGCTCTTCGGGCTGGGCAGCTGGCCCGAGTTCGCGCTCGCCTACTGCGCGGTGACCAAGGCGGGAGCGGTCGCCGTACCCGTCTCCGACCGGCAGCCGGCCGAGGCCGTCCGCCGGCTGCTCGGCCACTGCGGAGCGGCCGGCCTGCTCGCGGTCCCGGAGTCCGCCCGGCCCGAGGGGCCCTGGTGGACCGGTCACCTCGAAGAGCTGGAGACCGAGGCCCCCGCCGAGCCGGCGGACCTGCCCGAGGTGACCGCCGCCGACCTGGCCCAGGTGCTCTACACCTCAGGAACCACCGGACGGCCCAAGGGTGTCGCCGCCACCCACGGCAACCTCACCCATGGCACCCGGCCCACCGCCCGGCACCGGCCGCTGGCCCACTCCGAGCAGTTCCTGCACTCCTTCGCGGTCGGTACCAACGCCGGGCAGACCATGCTGCTCAACGCCCTCGACGCGCACGCGGCCGCCCTGGTCGCCACCCACTTCACCCCCGGCCGGTTCGCCCGGCTGATCGAGCAGCGGTCCGTCGGAAGTGTCTTCGTGGTTCCCGCGATGGCGGCCGAGCTGCTGCACGCCAAGGTGCACACCCGCTTCGACCTCTCCTCCGTCCGCCTGCTCGGTTCCACCGCCGCCGCGCTGCCGCCCAAGGTCGCCACCGGGCTCACCGAGGCCTTCCCCCGGGCCACCGTGGTCAACTACTACACCTCCACCGAGGCGGCACCGGCCCAGACCGCGATGATCTACGACCCGGCCCGCCCGACCGCCCTCGGCCGCCCGGCCCAGGGTGCCGTGATGGTGGCGGGCCCGGACGGGCGCCCGCTGCCGCCCGGCGAGAGCGGCGACGTCCACCTGCGCTCGCCCGGGTCCCAGCGGCACTACTACCGGGACGCCGAGGCCGGCGCCGAGGTCTTCCGCACCGGCTGGGTACGGATGGGCGACATCGGCTTCCTGGACCAGGACGGCTATCTGCACCTCGTCGACCGCGAGTCGGACGTCATCAAGTCCGGTGCCCACAAGGTCTCCACGCTCCAGGTGGAGGCCGCCGCACTGGAGCACCCCGCCGTCGCGGAGGTGGCCGTGGTCGGCCTGCCGCACCCGGTGCTGGGGATGAGCGTGGCCGCGGTCGTCGTCCCCGCCGCCGGCCAACCCTTCGACGCGGCCGAGTTGCGGGCCTTCCTGGCCGGACGGCTGGCCGCGCACGAGATCCCGACCCGGATCGCCACGCTCGGTGAACTGCCGCGCAACGAGGGCGGTAAGCCGCTCAAGCGCGCCCTGCGCGACCTGCTGGCCGCACCCGCCTGA
- a CDS encoding condensation domain-containing protein, translated as MTELAVGEQVRLERVEFGGQSSGTAPLTWGQRAIWSAIGRTRPGDWYFNFCRTLMLPRRYDLPQVLAAIRFVLERHESLRTRLVGTDGDPLQSAAAAGVLEVEVLEVAAGDREAGTRVAERYAARGFDYEQEWPVRIAVLTKGGVPAELVMGFCHLAADYEGTGYLLRDLRAALVGRTAGLPPAPRPSELARYQESAEGRRFAEAAAAHWERSYRRIPVSMFTEGHHAPAEPRYQRLELISPALAAAVPAVAARLAVSSSTVLLAAAGAVLRDRTGHDTCALLAIAGNRVAPRTRELVSTMSLEALVVLPLEGVTGFEEAVRVTGRAAMAGYRFGSYDERDRDRVVAAESTRRGEPVHPYCCVNDLRGAGQGAGAEEVPAGVRPADLLERTRLLELSPLERLSCRFCLHFADAPGALSIRLTADTGYLPLSDMAWFLRETERLVVAAYDGDVPLAVPGAPGRANPL; from the coding sequence ATGACGGAACTCGCGGTCGGGGAGCAGGTCCGCCTGGAGAGGGTGGAGTTCGGCGGGCAGTCGTCCGGCACCGCGCCGCTGACCTGGGGCCAGCGGGCCATCTGGTCCGCGATCGGCCGGACCAGGCCGGGGGACTGGTACTTCAACTTCTGCCGGACGCTGATGCTGCCGCGCCGGTACGACCTGCCGCAGGTGCTGGCGGCGATCCGGTTCGTCCTGGAGCGGCACGAGTCGCTGCGGACCAGACTGGTCGGCACGGACGGGGACCCGCTCCAGTCGGCCGCCGCGGCCGGGGTGCTGGAGGTCGAGGTGCTGGAGGTGGCCGCCGGCGACCGGGAGGCGGGCACCCGGGTGGCCGAGCGCTACGCGGCCCGGGGCTTCGACTACGAGCAGGAGTGGCCGGTCCGGATCGCGGTGCTGACGAAGGGCGGGGTACCGGCCGAACTGGTCATGGGATTCTGCCATCTGGCGGCCGACTACGAGGGCACCGGGTACCTGCTGCGGGACCTCCGGGCCGCGCTGGTCGGGCGGACGGCGGGCCTGCCGCCGGCGCCCCGCCCGTCCGAGCTGGCGCGGTACCAGGAGTCCGCCGAGGGGCGGCGGTTCGCCGAGGCGGCGGCCGCCCACTGGGAGCGCTCGTACCGCCGGATCCCGGTCTCGATGTTCACCGAGGGCCATCACGCGCCGGCCGAACCGCGCTACCAGCGGCTGGAGTTGATCTCGCCCGCGCTCGCGGCGGCCGTCCCCGCGGTGGCCGCGCGGCTGGCCGTCAGCAGCTCGACCGTCCTGCTGGCCGCCGCCGGTGCGGTGCTGCGCGACCGGACCGGGCACGACACCTGCGCGCTGCTGGCGATCGCCGGCAACCGGGTCGCCCCCAGGACGAGGGAGCTCGTCTCCACCATGTCCCTGGAGGCGCTGGTGGTGCTCCCGCTGGAGGGCGTGACGGGCTTCGAGGAGGCCGTCCGGGTCACCGGGCGGGCGGCGATGGCGGGGTACCGCTTCGGCTCCTACGACGAGCGGGACCGGGACCGGGTGGTGGCTGCCGAGAGCACCCGGCGGGGCGAGCCGGTGCACCCGTACTGCTGCGTCAACGACCTGCGCGGGGCCGGGCAGGGGGCGGGCGCGGAGGAGGTCCCCGCCGGTGTCCGTCCGGCGGATCTGCTGGAGCGGACGCGGCTGCTGGAGCTGTCGCCGCTGGAGCGGTTGAGCTGCCGCTTCTGCCTGCACTTCGCCGACGCCCCGGGCGCGTTGTCGATCCGGTTGACCGCGGACACCGGCTACCTCCCGCTGTCCGACATGGCGTGGTTCCTGCGGGAGACGGAGCGGCTGGTGGTGGCGGCGTACGACGGTGACGTGCCGCTGGCGGTGCCCGGAGCCCCCGGGCGGGCGAATCCGCTCTGA